Proteins found in one bacterium genomic segment:
- a CDS encoding isoprenylcysteine carboxylmethyltransferase family protein, producing the protein MSIQFYKMEWTIFYLLFITCAFIYEFLAEASIKKKQRAPGRIMAKWSYSLMAGSYILILFGAPIEYFMVKKNPNLIITAIGLIMYISGLLLRRWAVKTLNEFWSLHIEIKQNHKLIKDGPYKYVRHPNYLASLFKGFGFALIPNSYYMVVYIIAVFVPIRLIRIWIEEKELIKEFGQEYLDYKKEVPLFIP; encoded by the coding sequence ATGTCAATACAATTTTATAAAATGGAATGGACAATATTTTATCTTTTATTTATTACCTGTGCTTTTATTTATGAATTTCTTGCTGAAGCCTCTATTAAAAAGAAACAAAGAGCACCAGGCAGAATAATGGCTAAATGGTCGTATAGCCTGATGGCAGGTTCTTATATCCTGATTCTTTTTGGTGCTCCAATTGAGTATTTTATGGTAAAAAAGAATCCTAACCTTATAATTACAGCGATTGGATTAATTATGTATATCTCAGGGCTTTTACTTAGACGGTGGGCTGTCAAGACCCTCAATGAATTCTGGAGTTTGCATATCGAAATAAAACAAAACCATAAATTGATTAAAGATGGACCGTATAAATATGTTCGACATCCAAATTATTTAGCCAGTCTTTTTAAAGGGTTTGGATTTGCACTTATTCCTAACTCATATTATATGGTGGTCTATATCATAGCTGTTTTTGTCCCCATACGATTAATTCGAATATGGATTGAAGAAAAAGAATTGATTAAAGAGTTTGGACAGGAATATCTTGATTATAAAAAAGAAGTTCCCCTATTTATTCCGTAG
- a CDS encoding HD domain-containing phosphohydrolase, producing the protein MENEFVKCMKQLSVLANQIENGNAENLYRYEDIRDIAKKIAQMVDARDAYNQGHSERKAYYAASIAQELGFKNIEIEIIKISTLLHDIGKIAIGEKVLQKPGKLDNIEFNNIKKHPLISERILTPVGLPGQLLSAIRYHHESPDGKGYPDGLCQDEIPMEASIIKVVDAFSAMISNRPYRQALSFQEAINQLKQSAGAEFDANIVEVFQQIIELEETRRNKTKTPDKKILIGDGEPLNANLLVYGLEKDGFETICAHSGEDVLGKVYHTYPNLILLNACLPDILIIIRRLKNDPRSGHLPIITFGAKTTEQEIKILESGANGHITDIFESKKVSSQLNAYLRRTDYEKSLDPLTGLPGNFFIKEEIKKRINQPEKFAILYLDIDNLKAVNKTYGFFQGDEVIKLTAKIITETIKNIGNPTDFIGHCSGDEFTVITSVSNWEKIAHQIISTFDDEIKSAYPPESFSTHPILTISIGIVTNEKIEINNYFQAHALALKAIEEAKSLPGSSYYFVKSEEM; encoded by the coding sequence ATGGAAAATGAATTTGTAAAGTGTATGAAGCAATTGTCTGTTTTGGCTAATCAAATTGAGAATGGTAATGCGGAAAATTTATATAGATACGAAGATATACGAGATATAGCGAAAAAAATAGCCCAGATGGTAGATGCCAGAGATGCGTATAATCAAGGGCATTCTGAGAGAAAAGCATACTATGCCGCCTCAATTGCTCAAGAACTGGGATTTAAAAATATAGAAATCGAAATCATAAAAATATCTACTTTACTCCATGATATTGGAAAAATTGCTATTGGTGAAAAGGTATTGCAAAAACCAGGCAAGTTAGATAATATAGAATTTAACAACATTAAAAAACACCCGCTTATTAGCGAACGAATTCTCACGCCAGTAGGACTTCCAGGACAACTCCTATCAGCCATTCGCTATCATCATGAATCACCTGATGGAAAAGGCTATCCAGATGGTCTTTGTCAAGATGAGATTCCGATGGAGGCAAGTATTATTAAGGTTGTAGATGCTTTTAGCGCTATGATTTCAAATAGACCTTATAGACAGGCATTATCTTTTCAAGAGGCGATAAATCAATTGAAACAATCTGCGGGCGCAGAATTTGATGCTAATATAGTCGAGGTGTTTCAACAAATCATAGAATTAGAAGAAACAAGAAGAAATAAAACAAAAACTCCCGATAAAAAAATATTAATAGGAGATGGAGAACCGTTAAATGCCAATTTGCTTGTCTATGGTTTAGAAAAAGATGGATTTGAGACAATTTGTGCCCATAGCGGAGAGGATGTCCTGGGAAAAGTATATCATACTTATCCAAACCTTATACTTTTAAATGCTTGTTTACCAGATATATTAATTATTATCCGAAGGCTTAAAAATGACCCACGCTCTGGACACCTCCCCATCATTACCTTTGGGGCAAAAACGACAGAGCAAGAAATTAAGATTTTAGAAAGTGGAGCAAATGGACATATAACTGATATATTTGAGTCTAAAAAAGTATCTTCACAACTCAATGCCTACCTGCGAAGGACAGACTATGAAAAATCACTTGACCCATTAACCGGCTTGCCTGGCAATTTCTTTATTAAAGAAGAGATTAAGAAAAGAATAAATCAACCTGAAAAATTTGCCATATTATATCTTGATATAGATAATTTAAAGGCAGTTAATAAAACCTATGGTTTTTTTCAAGGAGATGAAGTAATTAAATTAACGGCTAAAATCATCACTGAAACTATTAAAAATATTGGTAATCCAACTGATTTCATTGGACATTGTAGCGGAGACGAATTTACCGTTATTACCTCTGTATCTAACTGGGAGAAAATCGCTCATCAGATAATTTCTACCTTTGATGATGAAATTAAATCTGCATATCCACCTGAATCTTTTTCCACCCATCCTATCTTGACTATCTCTATTGGAATAGTTACCAATGAAAAGATAGAGATAAATAATTATTTTCAAGCCCACGCCTTAGCCTTAAAGGCAATAGAAGAGGCTAAATCCTTACCAGGCAGTTCCTACTATTTTGTCAAATCTGAGGAGATGTAA
- the fabF gene encoding beta-ketoacyl-ACP synthase II produces MEQQDLQTNLWKLLNLFNQWEEVQDICEKTIGSGIQIIGVDGKNTLERQYTSPFCQVILDSKSGYQKCIFSYLEGCFWEGALREGWTIFKCHTGLTNFALPIIINQKPVAAIVGGGILSDDIDEAKYINYLKELNINPQKAIDALKKIKKISQTEFNTFGRMIRVLIEPLKESVIEHYSLTEKAESITNLLKGKEKLIHVDELTGLHNRIYLEERLDEEISLATRKNRPLSLIIFNIDNFRRLNNLYGYAAGDSILKETAEILLSYTRKEDVLIRAEEDEFILILTETKEDNAKILAQRIQTEINNHHFCQKEGLNIVLTISCGIASFGDKISSSKELIDKVKQALYTAKSRGGEKIIPFSIVEKEAIRIPRRCVITGIGVITPIGFGKEDFWSALCQGTPGVSRITLFDASSIPVRIAAEIKDFDPAKYMDKKSLKRTDRETQFAVSAAKLALKDAQIDLIKEDKERIDVIIGAGVGGLAFAEEQIISFIQEGPAKISPFLSIIAFSGALSSMVSLELGLKGASLTISSGCPAGTDAIGYGFNAIRNGEVDVVVAGGAEAPIRPVVITSFYAMNALSLRNDEPQKASRPFDANRDGFVIGEGAGVVILEEIEHAKARGAHIYAEIVSFATTNDAYHMCAPAPDGKEAARAFKLALQSANISPQEVDYINPHGSSTPLGDRTETLVIKQAFGDYAYHIPVSSTKSMLGHSIGATGAVELIVCALAIDKSFIPPTINYETPDLTCDLDYVPNKGREKVVNVAFSNSFGFGGKNSAIVIKKVGNYSATD; encoded by the coding sequence ATGGAACAACAAGATTTACAAACCAATTTATGGAAATTATTAAACCTCTTTAATCAATGGGAAGAGGTGCAAGATATTTGTGAGAAAACCATTGGCTCGGGAATTCAGATTATCGGTGTAGATGGTAAAAATACCCTCGAAAGACAATATACTTCCCCTTTTTGCCAGGTTATCTTAGATTCAAAATCCGGCTATCAGAAATGTATCTTTTCTTACCTTGAAGGCTGTTTCTGGGAAGGGGCATTAAGAGAAGGATGGACTATCTTTAAATGTCATACTGGCTTAACTAATTTTGCCCTGCCAATTATCATCAATCAAAAACCTGTTGCCGCAATTGTTGGTGGCGGAATCCTGTCTGATGATATAGATGAAGCCAAATATATCAATTACCTCAAGGAGTTAAACATCAATCCACAAAAGGCAATCGATGCCCTTAAAAAGATTAAAAAAATTTCACAAACTGAATTTAATACCTTTGGTAGAATGATACGGGTATTAATTGAACCATTAAAAGAATCCGTTATTGAACATTACTCCCTTACTGAAAAAGCAGAAAGTATAACCAATTTGCTGAAAGGAAAGGAAAAGTTAATCCATGTGGATGAATTAACTGGCTTACATAACCGCATCTATCTGGAGGAAAGATTAGATGAGGAAATAAGTCTGGCAACCCGGAAGAATAGACCTCTATCCTTGATTATATTTAATATTGATAACTTTAGAAGACTCAATAACCTATATGGCTACGCCGCAGGTGATTCTATTCTAAAGGAGACAGCAGAGATTTTGTTAAGTTATACTCGAAAAGAAGATGTGTTAATCAGGGCTGAGGAGGATGAGTTTATCCTTATTTTAACTGAGACGAAAGAAGATAATGCTAAGATATTAGCCCAACGGATTCAGACAGAAATTAATAATCACCACTTTTGCCAAAAAGAGGGATTAAATATTGTTTTGACGATTAGTTGTGGAATTGCGAGTTTTGGGGATAAAATTTCTAGCTCAAAGGAATTAATAGATAAGGTAAAACAGGCACTTTATACGGCAAAAAGTAGGGGTGGCGAGAAAATCATTCCTTTTTCCATAGTCGAGAAGGAGGCAATAAGAATTCCACGCAGATGTGTTATTACGGGTATTGGAGTAATTACACCAATTGGTTTTGGAAAGGAAGATTTCTGGAGTGCCCTTTGTCAAGGAACTCCAGGGGTAAGTCGTATAACCTTATTTGATGCCTCATCAATACCGGTAAGGATAGCAGCTGAGATAAAGGATTTTGACCCTGCAAAATATATGGATAAAAAGAGTTTAAAGCGAACTGACCGTGAAACACAATTTGCTGTTAGTGCGGCTAAACTTGCCCTCAAAGATGCCCAAATAGATTTAATTAAAGAAGATAAAGAGCGAATTGATGTCATTATCGGTGCAGGTGTGGGTGGATTAGCCTTTGCTGAAGAACAGATAATAAGTTTCATTCAAGAAGGACCGGCGAAGATAAGTCCATTTTTATCTATAATTGCCTTCTCCGGGGCACTTTCTTCTATGGTTTCGTTAGAACTCGGATTAAAAGGTGCAAGTCTAACTATTTCCAGCGGTTGTCCAGCAGGCACAGATGCCATTGGCTATGGATTTAATGCTATTCGTAATGGAGAAGTGGATGTTGTGGTGGCTGGTGGTGCAGAGGCACCTATACGACCGGTGGTCATAACCTCATTTTATGCCATGAATGCCTTATCACTTAGAAATGATGAGCCACAAAAAGCATCAAGACCTTTTGATGCCAATCGGGATGGATTTGTCATAGGCGAAGGAGCAGGCGTGGTTATTTTAGAAGAGATTGAACATGCCAAAGCTCGCGGGGCACATATCTATGCCGAAATTGTTAGTTTTGCCACAACAAATGATGCCTATCATATGTGTGCCCCGGCACCTGATGGTAAAGAGGCGGCTCGTGCTTTTAAATTAGCCCTACAATCAGCCAATATATCCCCGCAAGAGGTAGATTATATCAATCCCCATGGTAGCTCTACGCCACTGGGTGACCGCACGGAAACATTAGTCATCAAACAGGCTTTTGGTGATTATGCCTATCATATTCCCGTCAGTTCAACGAAATCTATGCTTGGGCACTCTATTGGTGCTACCGGTGCGGTAGAATTAATCGTCTGTGCCTTAGCTATTGATAAAAGTTTTATTCCACCAACAATCAACTATGAAACCCCTGACCTAACTTGTGACCTGGATTATGTGCCAAATAAAGGACGAGAAAAGGTAGTTAATGTCGCTTTTTCAAACTCATTTGGATTTGGTGGAAAAAACTCAGCCATAGTCATTAAAAAGGTAGGTAACTATTCAGCCACTGATTGA